A single window of Miscanthus floridulus cultivar M001 unplaced genomic scaffold, ASM1932011v1 os_2644_1, whole genome shotgun sequence DNA harbors:
- the LOC136535264 gene encoding uncharacterized protein, with product MHLSSAAQWWDEWQLRILVLGSLGLQWFLVLAAPMRKYSIPLWLRRCIQLGSGCSDAVAIYALATVFNRHANGAVAGCYNGEADVRKPPSMLEVLWAPVLLIHLGGVEEVSASNIDDNMLWIRQTVTLLSQVTIALFGFYKSWPGPGSGSGDRRMLASAVLLFILGILSVLEKPLALRGARIDPFTAMSSVMKGARVKPSAWWKWCFTELSDRYKCWKKLPEGDAPILSQSDQVEMILSDLSLFAAEATLQAQGRGGGGGHEKNILEPLKIEKDETLKPMLRQAFGLIYTRANVMFTPAYLACHVLLVPSLHIAAIMLFATSQQKLQPQQGQGYKYNSGGTVDIKTTYILLCFTALLDVLGVLISKLCDSLMFRGNVPVLCEKLAGYNLIGSVLQTTRTTTTIGWLLRCARRICYKEGYSREEKGSASLGPSVSDAIALQLVKVFVEVKNVDLASYRSFTKRDYWTMDQTERLLKTDYYSENMDQPKKVPNVVIWRSLRKTPFDESVLIWHIATDLCFRSKPPRHFRCRPLHAEVLREACTEAISNYMAYLLKFRPDMLMTGSRQLLFTETTKQMERIITQATKDMTEKEKQQKQPLSDEILLDKIKNEAANLKEKEAYTVIDDAYKLAEELLRMEDADDRWHLMHRVWVGMLCYSASMCRAYLHAKSLGEGGEFLSKLWLLISLQGAKTLADKLQMPEKEQGDDDLDDQKREQEYQGKEGTMPRWYPIARKFHRQPY from the coding sequence ATGCATCTCTCGAGCGCTGCGCAATGGTGGGACGAGTGGCAGCTGCGCATCCTCGTCCTCGGCAGCCtgggcctgcagtggttcctggTGCTGGCTGCCCCCATGCGCAAGTACAGCATCCCGCTGTGGCTGCGACGGTGCATCCAGCTGGGCAGCGGCTGCAGCGACGCCGTGGCGATCTACGCGCTCGCCACCGTCTTCAACCGGCACGCCAACGGGGCGGTGGCCGGCTGCTACAATGGCGAGGCGGACGTGCGCAAGCCGCCGAGCATGCTGGAGGTGCTATGGGCCCCTGTCCTCCTCATCCACCTCGGCGGGGTGGAGGAGGTGTCCGCCAGCAACATCGATGACAACATGCTGTGGATCCGGCAGACCGTGACCCTGCTGTCCCAGGTCACCATCGCCCTCTTCGGCTTCTACAAGTCGTGGCCTGGCCCTGGCTCCGGCTCCGGCGATAGAAGGATGCTGGCCTCGGCGGTCCTGCTGTTCATCCTTGGCATCCTCAGTGTGTTGGAGAAGCCCTTGGCTCTCAGGGGAGCTAGGATTGATCCATTCACGGCCATGTCGTCGGTGATGAAAGGAGCGAGGGTCAAGCCTAGCGCATGGTGGAAGTGGTGCTTCACCGAGCTCAGCGACAGGTACAAGTGCTGGAAAAAGCTGCCGGAAGGCGACGCGCCGATCCTGTCGCAGAGCGACCAGGTCGAGATGATCCTGTCGGACCTGTCGCTGTTCGCTGCCGAGGCCACCCTGCAAGCACAGGGcaggggtggtggtggtggtcacgaGAAGAATATCCTGGAGCCTCTCAAGATAGAGAAAGACGAGACGCTCAAGCCCATGCTTCGTCAGGCGTTCGGGCTCATCTACACCAGAGCGAACGTGATGTTCACGCCCGCCTACTTGGCTTGCCATGTGCTGCTGGTTCCATCCCTGCACATTGCCGCCATCATGCTCTTCGCGACGAGCCAGCAGAAGCTGCAGCCGCAGCAGGGCCAGGGGTACAAGTACAACAGCGGCGGCACTGTTGATATCAAGACCACGTACATTCTCCTGTGCTTCACTGCTCTCCTGGATGTCCTTGGGGTGTTGATCAGTAAGCTGTGCGACTCGCTCATGTTCAGAGGGAATGTTCCAGTGTTGTGCGAGAAGCTTGCCGGGTATAACCTCATAGGCTCAGTGCTCCAGACCACAAGGACGACGACGACTATTGGGTGGCTACTCAGGTGTGCCAGGCGCATTTGTTACAAGGAAGGTTATTCTCGTGAGGAAAAAGGGAGTGCGTCGTTGGGCCCTTCGGTCTCGGATGCTATCGCCCTACAGCTCGTGAAGGTTTTCGTCGAAGTCAAGAACGTCGACCTCGCCAGTTACAGAAGCTTCACCAAGAGGGACTACTGGACTATGGACCAAACGGAGAGGCTGCTCAAGACGGACTATTACTCCGAGAAcatggatcagccgaagaaggtGCCCAACGTGGTGATATGGCGAAGCCTTCGTAAGACGCCATTTGACGAGAGCGTCCTCATCTGGCACATCGCCACCGACCTCTGCTTCCGCAGCAAACCTCCGAGGCACTTTAGGTGCAGGCCTCTGCATGCGGAGGTTCTTCGTGAGGCGTGCACGGAGGCAATATCCAACTACATGGCCTACCTCCTCAAGTTTAGACCCGACATGCTGATGACCGGCAGCAGGCAGCTTCTGTTCACCGAAACCACCAAACAGATGGAGCGCATCATCACCCAGGCCACCAAAGACATGACGGAAAAGGAGAAGCAGCAAAAGCAACCACTCTCCGACGAAATCCTCCTAGACAAGATCAAGAACGAAGCAGCCAACCTCAAAGAAAAAGAGGCATACACCGTCATCGACGATGCTTACAAGCTCGCGGAGGAGCTTCTGCGCATGGAGGACGCCGATGACCGTTGGCATTTGATGCACCGTGTGTGGGTGGGCATGCTCTGCTACTCCGCCAGCATGTGCAGGGCCTACCTGCACGCCAAGAGCTTGGGAGAAGGCGGGGAGTTCCTCTCCAAACTCTGGCTCCTCATCTCGCTCCAGGGGGCCAAGACCTTGGCAGACAAGCTTCAAATGCCAGAAAAAGAACAAGGGGACGACGATCTGGACGACCAAAAGCGGGAACAAGAATACCAGGGCAAGGAAGGTACGATGCCTCGGTGGTATCCGATAGCCAGAAAGTTTCACCGTCAGCCATATTga